TTTATCCTTATGCATTTGCTATTCTCTTTAAGAATAGCGAAAATGCAAATTGAAATCCGTTTAATTGAAAAACGCCTGTAACAAACTAAATTTCAAATATATCAAAGAACTTTTTTAGATTTTAATGGGACAGTAATGATAAGCTTTATAAAACCAATGACCAAACATTTAAAAGGAGCGAAATCCGAAAAGCTTTACGAGTAGGAACAATTGCTAACCACTAAAAAATAAGTAAATGAACAAAAAACAAATCATGCTACCCCCTCTGCCATTCGCAGAGAATGCACTGCAGCCGGTAATTTCGGCAAAAACCATTGGTTTCCACTACGGAAAGCATCACCAGGCTTACGTGGATAACCTGAACAAATTGATTGAAGGAACCGAGTTTGAAGGCTTGCCACTGGAAGAAGTTATCAAAAAAACCGCTGGCAAACCGGAGCATTCAGGCATTTTCAACAATGCTGCACAGGTTTGGAATCACACATTTTTCTGGAATAGCTTAAGCCCAAATGGCGGTGGAGAACCCTCAGAGGTTTTAATGATAAAGATAAAGGATTCATTTGGTTCGTTCGACTCTTTTTTGACTGAATTCACCGAAGCCGCAAAAACCCAGTTTGGTAGTGGTTGGGCATGGCTGGTGCTTGATGGCAGTAGATTAAAGGTGATGAAGACCCCAAATGCCGAAACCCCACTTACCATGGGTGTAACACCACTGCTAACCAT
The sequence above is a segment of the Bacteroidales bacterium genome. Coding sequences within it:
- a CDS encoding superoxide dismutase, producing the protein MLPPLPFAENALQPVISAKTIGFHYGKHHQAYVDNLNKLIEGTEFEGLPLEEVIKKTAGKPEHSGIFNNAAQVWNHTFFWNSLSPNGGGEPSEVLMIKIKDSFGSFDSFLTEFTEAAKTQFGSGWAWLVLDGSRLKVMKTPNAETPLTMGVTPLLTIDVWEHSYYLDYQNKRPDYVSTLLDKLINWEFAANNLK